In Aliarcobacter faecis, a genomic segment contains:
- a CDS encoding tetratricopeptide repeat protein encodes MEEPAERDNELRQMGINNLWYQAVQHGKPEAATQIAMAYYEKLKDYEKAIEWLEYSNSIKPTGKNSDQACTVYSAKRDFKEAIKWCKQAVDLGYEKAIAGLGVVYARDKDYENALVWLKKGDELKQDGAATNLGMVYSQLSGIDNLNKEYLKEAEKYYLKAIKDFPKDYVAVSNLVNFYHDKLKDNVKASAWAIAGVGNVFDITSVVELLAYNW; translated from the coding sequence ATGGAAGAACCAGCTGAAAGAGATAATGAATTAAGACAGATGGGAATTAATAATCTTTGGTATCAAGCCGTACAACACGGAAAACCAGAAGCAGCAACGCAAATAGCAATGGCATACTATGAAAAATTAAAAGATTATGAGAAAGCTATTGAGTGGTTAGAGTATTCAAACTCTATTAAACCAACAGGAAAAAACTCAGACCAAGCTTGTACAGTATATAGTGCAAAACGTGATTTTAAAGAAGCTATAAAGTGGTGCAAACAAGCTGTTGATTTAGGATATGAAAAAGCTATAGCTGGTTTAGGTGTTGTATATGCTAGAGATAAAGATTATGAAAATGCACTTGTATGGCTTAAAAAAGGAGATGAGCTAAAACAAGATGGAGCTGCTACAAACTTGGGTATGGTGTATAGCCAATTAAGTGGTATAGATAATTTAAATAAAGAGTATTTAAAAGAAGCAGAAAAATACTATTTAAAAGCTATAAAAGATTTCCCAAAAGATTATGTAGCTGTAAGTAATCTTGTAAACTTCTATCATGATAAGTTAAAAGATAATGTAAAAGCTAGTGCTTGGGCTATTGCTGGAGTTGGTAATGTTTTTGATATTACAAGTGTAGTAGAATTATTAGCTTATAATTGGTGA
- a CDS encoding translocation/assembly module TamB domain-containing protein: MRSLRVLKYLFFTIIALFFVVFLALITSNQLTQKIFEYVSSEFPLKYSKVEGSLYSGIKVENLNYDDMVKAKSLYIKPSLLSLLVKEIYIYDLKIEEITLGDKLFLFINELNKPKEEEKEESSFDIPFSLFIKNFEATLYNFAYEEQKIDEVFLKAKNLSSNLKDTISGDVFTNIKSNLANIQADINLDNNNYKIESRIDLKEYVKSLFLLQAKGNLEKVDFSINSEQLKVENIEQKFDIKDFKLLGNYDIKNSNLEISSLNSNLKYGEIFSNIEAKAKMLNNDIDSLNFNVDLKTTIKKSIYEALQRDIEIKSNLTGNLKEIKFKNVLASNQISIDKTILKIEDLPLNGAVKIDNKNIDIFANLYLKEIGNIKINSSYKKDIFKLDLESNIVNLKLDSKDFKKIIFDLDIKNLNPNNFYELDKSIKISKIKGKIKGEFKENLSLNADLVLNDSFFINSIFKTKKDSFEATVKNSSIVANIDKNEEVTNIKTNIKELKNLEVELNKILEIPALNLLGSVDSSLQISPNSIDFELSSPKISQENESLEKINIKGKLKNETIVFDKLDFIIGKVYDINLEKNFTLLKPAFFNISNFNGNFEFDNILLKTLKQDKNILLNIVTKNLFLEHSSYGNGFLNSNLHINIDEESKILISGDIKVDKLKAFYNIPALSISKDKDIIIVSKKEKLIEKDYFLENIALDLSIQSDDIKYSVKNIDLKAKVALNIKKEFSKSLRIYGSVHDVAGTFSELGKTYTIDDSSIHFKGLEQIDPILDIKASTKVEDIQISILISGTLSNPRVNLNSNPMMNQKDILSYLIFGTNFASDSKNLQSKQSQASLFLLNELSKDYAKELGVDMIYFQYDPTTQYIETHIGKNIGEKNKVVLKNKSQGGQIVLMRELTKLWNVELGFEEKTQSLDLIYKRRY, translated from the coding sequence TTGAGAAGTTTAAGAGTTTTAAAATATCTATTTTTTACGATAATTGCTCTATTTTTTGTAGTTTTTTTAGCACTTATAACTTCAAATCAGCTAACACAAAAAATATTTGAATATGTAAGTTCGGAATTTCCTTTAAAATATAGTAAGGTAGAAGGAAGTTTATATAGTGGAATAAAAGTTGAAAATTTAAATTATGATGATATGGTAAAAGCTAAAAGTTTATATATAAAACCTAGTCTTTTATCACTTTTAGTAAAAGAGATTTATATTTATGATTTGAAAATAGAAGAAATAACTTTAGGAGATAAGCTATTTTTATTTATAAATGAGCTAAATAAACCTAAGGAAGAAGAAAAAGAGGAGAGTAGTTTTGATATTCCATTCTCTCTTTTTATAAAAAATTTTGAAGCAACACTTTATAATTTTGCTTATGAAGAGCAAAAAATAGATGAGGTATTTTTAAAAGCAAAAAATCTTAGTTCAAACCTAAAAGATACTATAAGTGGAGATGTTTTTACAAATATAAAATCAAATTTAGCAAATATACAAGCAGATATAAATTTAGATAACAATAACTATAAAATAGAATCAAGAATAGATTTAAAAGAGTATGTAAAATCTCTATTTTTGCTTCAAGCAAAAGGGAATTTGGAAAAAGTAGATTTTTCTATAAATAGTGAACAATTAAAAGTTGAAAATATTGAGCAAAAATTTGATATCAAAGATTTTAAGCTTTTAGGAAATTATGATATTAAAAACTCAAATCTTGAGATTTCTAGCCTAAATTCAAATTTAAAATATGGTGAAATATTTTCAAATATAGAAGCAAAAGCAAAAATGCTAAACAATGATATAGATAGTTTAAATTTCAATGTAGATTTAAAAACAACTATAAAAAAGAGTATTTATGAAGCTTTACAAAGAGATATTGAAATAAAATCAAATTTAACTGGAAATTTAAAAGAGATAAAATTTAAAAATGTTTTAGCTTCAAACCAAATAAGTATTGATAAAACTATTTTGAAAATAGAGGATTTACCTTTAAATGGTGCTGTAAAAATAGATAATAAAAATATAGATATTTTTGCAAACTTATATCTAAAAGAAATTGGAAATATAAAGATAAATAGTTCATATAAAAAAGATATTTTCAAACTAGATTTGGAGTCAAATATAGTAAATTTAAAGTTAGATAGTAAAGATTTTAAGAAAATTATTTTTGATTTAGATATAAAAAACTTAAACCCAAATAATTTTTATGAACTTGACAAAAGTATAAAAATCTCTAAGATTAAGGGAAAAATAAAAGGGGAGTTTAAAGAAAATCTCTCTTTAAATGCAGATTTAGTTTTAAATGACTCATTTTTTATAAATTCAATTTTTAAAACAAAAAAAGATAGTTTTGAAGCCACAGTAAAAAATAGTTCAATTGTTGCAAATATAGATAAAAATGAGGAAGTTACAAATATAAAAACTAATATAAAAGAGCTTAAAAATCTTGAAGTTGAACTAAATAAAATTTTGGAAATACCAGCTTTAAATCTTTTGGGTTCAGTTGATAGTAGTTTACAAATCTCTCCAAATAGTATAGATTTTGAACTATCTAGTCCAAAAATATCACAAGAAAATGAGAGTTTAGAAAAAATAAATATAAAAGGGAAACTAAAAAATGAAACTATTGTTTTTGATAAACTAGATTTTATTATAGGAAAAGTTTATGATATAAATTTAGAAAAAAACTTTACTCTTTTAAAACCTGCATTTTTTAATATCTCTAATTTTAATGGAAATTTTGAATTTGATAATATCCTACTAAAAACTTTAAAACAAGATAAAAATATACTTTTAAATATAGTTACAAAGAACTTATTTTTAGAACATAGCTCTTATGGAAATGGTTTTTTAAATTCAAATTTACATATAAATATAGATGAAGAGAGCAAAATTCTAATTTCAGGAGATATAAAAGTAGATAAACTAAAAGCTTTTTATAATATCCCAGCTCTTAGTATTAGTAAAGATAAAGATATTATTATAGTTTCAAAAAAAGAAAAATTAATAGAAAAAGATTATTTTTTAGAAAATATTGCTTTAGACCTTTCGATACAATCAGATGATATAAAATATAGTGTAAAAAATATTGATTTAAAAGCTAAAGTAGCTTTAAATATAAAAAAAGAGTTCTCAAAATCTCTTAGAATTTATGGTTCAGTTCACGATGTAGCAGGAACATTTAGTGAACTTGGAAAAACATATACTATTGATGATTCAAGTATCCATTTTAAAGGATTAGAGCAAATAGACCCAATTTTAGATATAAAAGCTTCTACAAAAGTTGAGGATATACAAATCTCTATTTTAATAAGTGGAACTTTGAGTAATCCAAGGGTTAATCTAAACTCAAATCCAATGATGAATCAAAAAGATATCTTATCTTATTTGATTTTTGGAACTAACTTTGCAAGTGATTCAAAAAATTTACAAAGTAAACAATCTCAAGCTTCACTATTTTTATTAAATGAACTATCAAAAGATTATGCAAAAGAGTTGGGAGTTGATATGATATATTTTCAATATGACCCAACAACTCAATATATTGAGACTCATATAGGAAAAAATATTGGTGAAAAAAATAAAGTTGTACTAAAAAATAAATCTCAAGGTGGACAAATAGTCTTGATGAGAGAACTCACAAAACTTTGGAATGTAGAACTAGGTTTTGAGGAAAAAACTCAAAGTTTAGATTTGATTTATAAAAGAAGATATTAA
- a CDS encoding autotransporter assembly complex protein TamA codes for MFKIFLIIGILFLNCFAKEIKTIDFSGDIDLVLGDFSKSNLEKVCDISYPSFYKFWKKNPVFKESDIVICRELLEDYMESLGFYNSLVSYTIDEDKAHFDIKKNEQIKISSIKIDDEFKDLIELKVDEGFKSSNFTNSKKYIYKYLHEKGYAKAILDAKAYVDIDDYKVDLEYKITKNNLQYFGETNIQNNANVDNELLQRNIEYKKNQEYSSTLIDKTYENFFNFGIYKYISVEPNLDTKEDIIPINIKLIEGDYRETTYGIGYDTDTKARFKAQYKNENFLGNLKQFTIGTKINSEGYNIYNNIYNPYFISDDISLNNDISYEDMNYKSYSQKKIEEKLSFSKDFWNLSHTAGVLLEHSTIKSDLQEYKSGSYLLNSFFYQTIFDRRDDILNPKNGYYLSFYIENGSKLIASEMDYIKTQSEFRYIKTFDKFTSSFKTTVGTLNKDLPIFKHFFAGGDYSNRGYSYQQVGKKDPDDKPYGGLSMIDSSLEFEYALNKDLGLVTFFDSTMLSLEENKFNDKFYNSYGVGARYYTPIGPFRVDFGFPVDNGGFVFHIGIGQVF; via the coding sequence TTGTTTAAAATATTTTTAATTATTGGAATTTTATTTTTAAATTGTTTTGCAAAAGAGATAAAAACTATTGATTTCTCTGGAGATATTGATTTAGTTTTAGGAGATTTTTCTAAATCAAATCTTGAAAAAGTTTGTGATATCTCATATCCAAGTTTTTATAAATTCTGGAAAAAGAATCCTGTATTTAAAGAGAGTGATATAGTGATTTGTAGAGAGTTGTTAGAAGATTATATGGAGAGTTTAGGTTTTTATAACTCTTTAGTCTCTTATACAATAGATGAAGATAAAGCACATTTTGATATCAAAAAGAATGAACAGATAAAAATATCTTCTATAAAAATTGATGATGAATTTAAAGATTTGATAGAGTTAAAAGTAGATGAAGGTTTTAAATCTTCAAATTTTACAAACTCTAAAAAATATATATATAAATATTTGCATGAAAAAGGTTATGCAAAAGCAATATTAGATGCAAAAGCTTATGTTGATATTGATGATTACAAAGTTGATTTAGAGTATAAAATAACTAAAAATAATCTACAATATTTTGGTGAGACAAATATTCAAAATAATGCAAATGTAGATAATGAACTTTTGCAAAGAAATATTGAATATAAAAAGAATCAAGAGTATAGTTCTACTTTAATAGATAAAACTTATGAAAACTTTTTTAATTTTGGTATTTACAAATATATATCAGTTGAGCCAAATTTAGACACTAAAGAAGATATAATCCCTATAAATATAAAATTAATTGAAGGTGATTATAGAGAGACAACTTATGGTATTGGTTATGATACAGATACAAAAGCAAGATTTAAAGCTCAATATAAAAATGAGAATTTTTTAGGAAATTTAAAACAATTTACAATTGGAACAAAGATAAATAGTGAAGGTTATAATATTTACAACAATATTTATAACCCATATTTTATAAGTGATGATATCTCTTTAAATAATGATATCTCTTATGAAGATATGAACTATAAAAGCTACTCCCAAAAAAAGATTGAAGAAAAACTATCTTTTTCAAAAGATTTTTGGAATTTATCACATACTGCTGGAGTTTTACTTGAACACTCTACAATAAAATCAGATTTACAAGAGTATAAAAGTGGTAGTTATCTTTTAAATTCATTTTTTTATCAAACAATTTTTGATAGAAGAGATGATATTTTAAATCCTAAAAATGGTTATTATTTATCTTTTTATATTGAAAATGGGAGTAAATTAATAGCTAGTGAAATGGATTATATAAAAACTCAAAGTGAATTTAGATATATAAAAACTTTTGATAAATTTACAAGTTCATTTAAAACTACTGTTGGAACACTAAATAAAGATTTACCTATATTTAAACACTTTTTTGCAGGTGGAGATTATAGTAATAGAGGGTACTCATATCAGCAAGTAGGAAAGAAAGACCCAGATGACAAACCTTATGGTGGATTATCTATGATTGATAGTAGTTTGGAGTTTGAATATGCTTTAAATAAAGATTTAGGATTGGTAACTTTTTTTGACTCTACAATGTTAAGTCTTGAAGAGAATAAATTTAATGATAAATTTTATAACTCTTATGGAGTTGGAGCTAGATATTATACTCCTATTGGACCATTTAGAGTTGATTTTGGTTTTCCAGTTGATAATGGTGGATTTGTATTTCATATAGGAATAGGACAAGTATTTTGA
- the mfd gene encoding transcription-repair coupling factor: MKNIYEFLKNLKNEKRLKDCQLLIVNDDTQAQIASHIVSFLGFKPFVMADFRANFKDDLLSFSDELQDITKTLQDFYTYKKEDKILISPLRTISFPMPKKECFDELKINFADKLDLQEFKQKLYSWGYYFVDIVTSAGEVSIRGDIFDIAPLGSDFGYRVSLFDDEVESIRKFDIEDQKSQKEELESITITPAFLALSNDNFEELSQKVELSSSDAFIKDIHSLGFWYLDNLAYYLPQNMNSFITQEALNELDEAYIFEEKRLNKDKFLTIPQIYSSKNYKEIAPQNIKEFISFHKDKKITLISTSEARIKALELPLDEKGIKYHFSDEIINLMSGDELIISLNKEVKKRKKKRVKLVVDELVINDFVVHEKHGIGIYKGIEPVSIMGAKRDFVVIHYQGEDRLLIPVENIDTIDRYVADGESYAIVDKLGRGSFTKLKEKVKDRLFEIANDIIKLAAARELVNGIKIFIDDYLIKRFQEKAGFTYTKDQTRSINEIFADISSGKVMDRLLSGDVGFGKTEVAMNALIAVINSGYQAIFVCPTTLLATQHYHSISKRFKEFGIDVFKLDGKTSTKEKTSIKKGLEDGSIKFVIGTHSLLDIKTDNLALVIIDEEHKFGVKQKEKLKGLREDVHIFSMSATPIPRTLNLALSKLKGMSSLLTPPSERLGVRTYVKEYSEALIKEVILREKRRGGQLFYVHNNIASIEEKKKDLSQIVPNIKIDIIHSQIKPSDAEKIIENFENREFDILLATSIVESGIHLPNANSIIIDGADRFGIADLHQLRGRVGRSNKEGFCYYVVEDKSKITPEAIKRLVALESNSYLGSGTALAHQDLEIRGGGNIIGAEQSGHIKQIGYGLYLKMLEDTLAVLSGETKSNEQNIDIKLAISAYISEDYISEDRIRLELYRRLSKVLNKEALYEIEEEMEDRFGKLDTPTKQFMELILIKILALQKGITQISSYETNITFVKSDGVKESIKSRSKDDDDIISSTLEYLRK; the protein is encoded by the coding sequence GTGAAAAATATATATGAGTTTTTAAAAAATTTAAAAAATGAAAAAAGATTAAAAGATTGCCAACTTTTAATAGTAAATGATGACACACAAGCTCAAATAGCTTCTCACATAGTATCTTTTTTAGGTTTTAAACCTTTTGTAATGGCTGATTTTAGAGCAAATTTCAAAGATGATTTACTCTCTTTTAGTGATGAACTTCAAGATATTACAAAAACTTTGCAAGATTTTTATACTTACAAAAAAGAGGATAAAATCCTTATTTCTCCTTTACGAACTATCAGTTTTCCTATGCCTAAAAAAGAGTGCTTTGATGAACTTAAAATAAATTTTGCTGATAAATTAGATTTACAAGAGTTTAAACAAAAACTTTACTCTTGGGGGTACTATTTTGTTGATATTGTTACAAGTGCAGGAGAAGTATCTATTCGAGGGGATATCTTTGATATAGCACCACTTGGAAGTGATTTTGGATATAGAGTAAGTCTGTTTGATGATGAAGTTGAAAGTATTAGAAAATTTGATATAGAAGATCAAAAATCTCAAAAAGAGGAGCTAGAAAGTATTACTATAACTCCTGCTTTTTTGGCTTTAAGTAATGATAATTTTGAAGAACTTAGCCAAAAAGTAGAACTAAGTTCAAGTGATGCTTTTATAAAAGATATACACTCTTTAGGTTTTTGGTATTTAGATAATCTTGCATACTATTTACCTCAAAATATGAACTCTTTTATAACTCAAGAAGCTTTGAATGAGCTTGATGAAGCATATATTTTTGAAGAGAAAAGATTAAATAAAGATAAGTTTCTTACTATTCCTCAAATATATTCAAGTAAAAATTATAAGGAAATAGCTCCACAAAATATAAAAGAGTTTATCTCTTTTCATAAAGATAAGAAAATTACTCTAATCTCTACTAGCGAAGCTAGAATTAAAGCACTTGAACTTCCACTTGATGAAAAGGGTATAAAATATCATTTTAGTGATGAAATAATAAACCTAATGAGCGGTGATGAACTTATAATTTCTTTAAATAAAGAGGTTAAAAAAAGAAAGAAAAAAAGAGTAAAACTAGTTGTTGATGAATTAGTAATTAATGATTTTGTTGTTCATGAAAAGCATGGAATTGGTATTTATAAGGGAATAGAGCCAGTTTCAATTATGGGTGCAAAAAGAGATTTTGTGGTAATTCATTATCAAGGGGAAGATAGGCTTCTAATTCCTGTTGAAAATATCGATACTATTGATAGATATGTAGCTGATGGGGAATCTTATGCAATAGTTGATAAGTTAGGTCGTGGAAGTTTTACAAAACTTAAAGAAAAAGTAAAAGATAGACTTTTTGAAATAGCAAATGATATTATAAAACTAGCAGCTGCTAGAGAGCTTGTAAATGGAATAAAAATCTTTATAGATGACTATTTAATAAAAAGATTTCAAGAAAAAGCTGGATTTACATATACAAAAGATCAAACTAGAAGTATAAATGAGATTTTTGCTGATATAAGCAGTGGAAAAGTTATGGATAGGCTTTTAAGTGGTGATGTTGGTTTTGGGAAAACGGAAGTTGCTATGAATGCTTTAATTGCTGTTATAAATAGTGGTTATCAGGCTATTTTTGTATGTCCTACAACACTTTTGGCAACTCAACATTATCACTCAATAAGTAAAAGATTTAAAGAGTTTGGTATAGATGTTTTTAAGCTAGATGGAAAAACCAGTACAAAAGAGAAAACTTCTATCAAAAAAGGTTTAGAAGATGGAAGCATAAAATTTGTTATTGGAACACACTCTTTATTAGATATAAAAACAGATAATTTAGCTCTTGTCATAATAGATGAAGAGCATAAATTTGGTGTTAAACAAAAAGAGAAATTAAAAGGACTTAGAGAAGATGTACATATTTTTTCTATGAGTGCAACTCCAATTCCACGAACTTTAAATTTAGCCTTATCAAAACTAAAAGGTATGAGTTCTCTTCTTACACCTCCTAGTGAAAGATTAGGAGTGAGAACTTATGTTAAAGAGTATAGTGAAGCACTTATAAAAGAGGTTATTTTAAGAGAAAAAAGAAGAGGTGGACAACTATTTTATGTACATAATAATATTGCTTCTATTGAAGAAAAAAAGAAAGATTTATCACAAATTGTACCAAATATAAAAATAGATATTATTCACTCTCAAATAAAACCCTCTGATGCAGAAAAGATAATAGAGAATTTTGAAAACAGAGAGTTTGATATTTTATTAGCAACTTCAATAGTTGAAAGTGGGATTCATCTTCCAAATGCAAACTCTATAATAATTGATGGAGCAGATAGATTTGGAATTGCTGATTTACATCAATTAAGAGGGAGAGTTGGACGAAGTAACAAAGAGGGATTTTGCTACTATGTAGTTGAAGACAAAAGTAAGATTACTCCCGAAGCTATAAAAAGATTAGTTGCTTTAGAGTCAAACTCATATTTAGGAAGTGGAACAGCTTTAGCTCATCAGGATTTAGAAATAAGAGGTGGTGGAAATATCATAGGAGCTGAACAAAGTGGACATATAAAGCAAATAGGGTATGGTTTATATCTAAAAATGCTTGAAGATACACTAGCCGTATTAAGTGGTGAAACTAAGTCAAATGAACAAAATATAGATATAAAATTAGCAATTTCAGCATATATTAGTGAAGATTATATCAGTGAAGATAGAATTAGATTAGAACTTTATAGAAGATTAAGCAAGGTTTTAAATAAAGAGGCTTTATATGAAATAGAAGAGGAGATGGAAGATAGATTTGGAAAACTTGATACTCCTACAAAACAGTTTATGGAGCTGATTTTAATAAAGATTTTAGCTTTACAAAAAGGTATAACTCAAATAAGCTCTTATGAAACAAATATAACTTTTGTAAAATCTGATGGAGTAAAAGAGAGTATTAAATCAAGAAGTAAAGATGATGACGATATTATAAGTAGTACTTTAGAATATTTACGAAAATAG
- a CDS encoding lysophospholipid acyltransferase family protein, whose translation MIDIEKEIEKKFPKIKEKDNFLKKSLFKIAKKIVHEDSINKFLSQNSHLKGFDFVDNVLEYFDFDYTVSSNDLQNIPTSGKVIIIANHPLGGLDALCLLKLVGNVRKDVRILANDFLVGFEALNSLIIPIDNYKDRQTKESIKKVYEALNNEEALIIFPAGEVSRATPKGIKDPSWNKGFLNFAKNSNSPILPIFLDAKNSKTFYTISLLNKTFSTLLLSNEMFNKKSKIINIKIGQIIPNENLTPRGLNKDFLINLYKKHLYALKNGKKSFFQTQNAIAHPVSRIDLLNELKKSQLLGETNDGKKIYLYDYVEDSIVLKEIGRLRELSFRKIGEGVNKKRDTDKYDIYYQHIILYDKSELEIIGAYRIANSDLVFKRLGTKGFYSNSLFKFNDEFIFYLQNSVELGRSFVQPKYWGTRALDYLWFGIGTYLKANPNIKYMFGPVSISGTFPAIAKDLIVFYYSHYFSEPRRLVEAKTPYYYTNNIYDLRDFFKLGDIKEDFRALKSALGNIGVTIPPLYKQYSELTQDDGVKFLDFNVDKDFNGCVDGFILVEIDKIKEHIKQRYFL comes from the coding sequence ATGATTGATATAGAAAAAGAGATAGAGAAAAAATTTCCAAAAATAAAAGAAAAAGATAACTTTCTAAAAAAATCCCTATTTAAAATAGCAAAAAAAATTGTCCATGAGGATTCAATAAATAAATTTTTATCACAAAATTCTCATTTAAAAGGTTTTGATTTTGTAGATAATGTATTAGAGTATTTCGACTTTGATTATACAGTTTCAAGTAATGATTTACAAAATATTCCAACAAGTGGAAAAGTTATAATTATTGCAAATCACCCATTAGGTGGACTTGATGCTCTATGTTTATTAAAATTAGTTGGTAATGTAAGAAAAGATGTAAGAATTTTAGCAAACGATTTTTTAGTTGGATTTGAAGCTTTAAATTCTCTTATTATTCCAATAGATAATTACAAAGATAGGCAAACAAAAGAGAGTATTAAAAAAGTATATGAAGCTTTAAACAATGAAGAAGCTTTAATTATTTTTCCAGCAGGAGAAGTAAGTCGTGCTACACCAAAAGGGATAAAAGATCCTTCTTGGAATAAAGGTTTTTTAAATTTTGCAAAAAATAGTAATTCACCAATTTTACCAATATTTTTAGATGCAAAAAATTCTAAAACTTTTTATACAATCTCTTTATTAAATAAAACTTTTTCAACTCTTTTATTATCAAATGAGATGTTTAATAAAAAATCAAAAATTATAAATATAAAAATTGGACAAATAATTCCAAATGAAAATCTTACTCCAAGAGGTTTAAATAAAGATTTTTTAATAAATTTATATAAAAAACATCTTTATGCTTTAAAAAATGGTAAAAAATCATTCTTTCAAACACAAAATGCCATAGCTCATCCTGTTAGTAGAATCGATTTACTAAATGAGCTAAAAAAATCTCAACTTTTAGGTGAAACAAATGATGGAAAAAAAATATATTTATATGACTATGTAGAAGATTCTATTGTTTTAAAGGAGATTGGAAGATTAAGAGAACTTTCATTTAGAAAAATTGGAGAAGGTGTAAATAAAAAAAGAGATACTGATAAATACGATATTTATTACCAACATATAATTCTATATGATAAAAGTGAATTAGAGATTATAGGAGCTTATAGAATTGCCAACTCTGATTTAGTATTTAAAAGATTGGGTACAAAAGGTTTCTACTCAAACTCTTTATTTAAATTTAATGATGAATTTATCTTTTATCTTCAAAATTCAGTAGAACTAGGTCGTAGTTTTGTACAACCAAAATATTGGGGAACAAGAGCATTGGATTATCTTTGGTTTGGAATTGGAACATATTTAAAAGCAAATCCTAATATAAAATATATGTTTGGACCTGTTTCTATTTCAGGAACTTTTCCAGCAATTGCAAAAGATTTAATTGTATTTTATTATAGTCACTATTTTAGTGAACCTAGAAGATTAGTAGAAGCAAAAACTCCTTATTACTATACAAATAATATTTATGATTTAAGAGATTTTTTTAAATTAGGAGATATAAAAGAAGATTTTAGAGCTTTAAAATCGGCATTAGGAAATATTGGAGTAACAATTCCACCATTATATAAGCAATATAGTGAATTAACACAAGATGATGGAGTTAAATTTTTAGATTTTAATGTTGATAAAGATTTTAACGGCTGTGTAGATGGATTTATTTTAGTTGAAATAGATAAAATCAAAGAGCATATAAAACAGAGATATTTTTTGTAA
- a CDS encoding rhodanese-like domain-containing protein — protein sequence MKLGKILIVSSLLFSSVFAAEFLSYDAYSKKLKEEAKQSGMMATTQEVKDALNAKDWAVVDVRTMEEWAGAAIKGSQRVGREAPEKALENIVLDDDGKFIKDKLIVVCNTASRAAIEAQAFKQMGFTTVKIYEINRWIDECNPVVTKYTAGEHKEGTKTKFGNYYAEHCKK from the coding sequence ATGAAATTAGGAAAAATTCTAATTGTTAGTTCGTTGTTATTTAGTTCAGTTTTTGCAGCAGAGTTTTTAAGTTATGATGCATATAGCAAAAAATTAAAAGAGGAAGCAAAACAATCAGGAATGATGGCAACAACTCAAGAGGTAAAAGATGCCCTAAATGCAAAAGATTGGGCAGTTGTTGATGTAAGAACTATGGAAGAGTGGGCCGGAGCTGCTATAAAAGGTTCTCAAAGAGTAGGGCGTGAAGCTCCTGAAAAAGCTTTAGAAAATATTGTTTTAGATGATGATGGAAAATTTATAAAAGATAAATTAATTGTTGTTTGTAATACAGCTTCAAGAGCTGCTATTGAAGCACAAGCTTTTAAACAAATGGGATTTACAACAGTAAAAATATATGAAATAAACAGATGGATTGATGAGTGTAACCCTGTTGTTACAAAATATACAGCTGGTGAGCATAAAGAAGGAACTAAAACTAAGTTTGGTAACTATTATGCTGAGCATTGTAAAAAATAG